A genomic window from Prunus persica cultivar Lovell chromosome G2, Prunus_persica_NCBIv2, whole genome shotgun sequence includes:
- the LOC18784551 gene encoding pentatricopeptide repeat-containing protein At4g01400, mitochondrial — MHLLFQRSSKAAVTVTRSLALPPKPPSSSSSSSVFFLSSQPHNQNHEIGSIGSPSRIQNLIASQSDPLLAKEIFDLAARQPHFRHSYSSFFTLILKLGRSKYFSLVDDLLIRLKTQNYSVSPALFAHLIKIYGEANLPQKALRTFYTMVEFDCRPSVKHLNRILQILVSHRNFLRPAFDVFKDAHRHGVMPNTQSYNILMRAFCLNGDLSIAYQLFNKMFERDLVPDVQSYRILMQGLCRKGQVNTAVDFLEDMLNKGFVPDSLSYTSLLNSLCRKKKLREAYKLLCRMKVKGCNPDIVHYNTVILGFCREGRPVDACKVLEDMASNGCLPNLVSYRTLVSGLCDHGMLDEAKSYMETMISRGFSPHFSVVHALVKGFCNVGRVEEAFAVLEEVLKHGEVPHTDTWLTIVPGICEEIELERLEEILREVMKVEIRPNTRIVEAAIGLEDYLIKKIRAKPRRAY; from the coding sequence ATGCATCTGCTCTTTCAGCGGTCCTCAAAAGCCGCAGTAACGGTCACTCGCTCTCTAGCCCTCCCGCCAAAACCcccatcctcctcctcctcctcctccgtcTTCTTCCTCTCATCACAACCCCATAACCAGAACCACGAAATCGGCTCAATCGGCTCCCCTTCCAGGATCCAAAATCTCATCGCTTCACAATCAGACCCTCTCCTCGCCAAAGAGATCTTCGACTTGGCCGCCCGCCAACCCCATTTTCGCCACTCCTACTCTTCCTTCTTCACTCTCATCCTCAAGCTCGGCCGCTCCAAGTACTTCTCTCTCGTCGATGACCTCCTCATCCGCCTCAAGACCCAGAACTACTCTGTCTCCCCGGCTCTCTTTGCCCACTTGATCAAGATTTACGGCGAAGCCAATTTGCCACAGAAAGCCCTCCGCACCTTTTATACCATGGTGGAATTTGACTGCAGGCCTTCCGTCAAACACTTGAATCGCATTCTTCAAATCCTCGTTTCTCACCGGAACTTTCTCCGCCCGGCGTTCGACGTCTTCAAGGACGCTCACCGTCATGGGGTGATGCCCAATACTCAGTCTTACAACATCTTGATGCgtgctttttgtttgaatgGGGATCTTAGCATTGCCTACCAGCTATTCAACAAAATGTTTGAGAGAGACCTTGTTCCAGATGTGCAGTCGTATCGGATTCTGATGCAGGGGTTGTGCAGGAAGGGTCAGGTGAATACGGCGGTTGATTTTTTGGAGGACATGTTGAACAAAGGGTTCGTTCCGGATTCGTTGAGTTACACTAGTTTGTTGAATAGTTTGTGTAGAAAGAAGAAGCTTCGTGAGGCTTATAAGCTGCTTTGTAGGATGAAGGTTAAAGGGTGCAATCCTGATATTGTGCATTATAATACTGTTATTTTAGGATTTTGTAGAGAAGGGCGTCCAGTTGATGCTTGTAAAGTTCTTGAGGATATGGCATCAAATGGGTGCTTGCCAAATTTGGTGTCCTATCGGACTTTGGTTAGCGGGTTATGTGATCATGGGATGCTTGATGAGGCAAAGAGTTATATGGAGACAATGATATCAAGGGGGTTTTCTCCGCATTTTTCGGTTGTTCATGCTTTAGTTAAAGGATTCTGTAATGTGGGCAGGGTTGAGGAAGCCTTTGCAGTTTTGGAGGAGGTGCTAAAGCATGGGGAGGTTCCTCATACAGATACTTGGCTTACAATAGTTCCTGGGATATGCGAAGAGATTGAGCTAGAGAGATTGGAGGAAATTCTGAGAGAGGTAATGAAGGTGGAAATTAGGCCGAACACCAGAATAGTAGAGGCAGCTATTGGTTTGGAGGATTACTTGATAAAAAAGATACGGGCTAAACCGAGGAGAGCTTATTAG
- the LOC18785965 gene encoding L-gulonolactone oxidase 2 encodes MSHYQEKDPSTMSLLYTKSGMLGLLLRFTCLFSLSFYVCISTPPEEHIKCSSSSNTNCTITNSYGIFPDRTVCRAGSVAYPSTEEELISVVAYATKSKTKMKVATRFSHSIPKLVCPGGQDGLIISTKYLNRVVGIDAEAKTMTLESGVTLRQLISEAAKVGLALPYAPYWWGLTIGGMLGTGAHGSTLWGKGSSVHDYVVGLRIASPGGPEDGYVKIRRLNDGDKDLKAAKVSLGVLGVISQVTLNLQPMFKRSITYLRKNDSDLGDQVVGFGKQHEFADVLWYPSQHKAVYRMDDRVSSNTSGNGFFDFIPFRATSSLELAIIRTTEENQESTRDADGKCSGAKLVTSALINDAYGLTNNGVIFTGYPVIGYQNRLQASGTCLDSLEDARITACAWDPRIKGEFFHQTTFSISLSVAKNFIQDVKKLVEIEPKALCGVDIYNGILLRYVTASSAYLGKQENAIDFDITYYRSKDPMAPRLYQGVLEEIEQMAVFKYGALPHWGKNRNIVFDGVMKKYKGAKEFLRVKDVYDPMGLFSSEWTDQVLGLKGGVTIVKEGCALEGLCVCSQDIHCAPSKGYLCRPGKVFEGARICTFVAKNRAAN; translated from the exons ATGTCACACTATCAAGAAAAAGACCCATCAACCATGTCTTTGTTATACACAAAATCAGGTATGTTGGGGCTCCTCCTCCGATTCACTTGTCTGTTCTCATTGTCATTCTATGTCTGCATTTCAACTCCTCCAGAAGAGCACATCAAGTGTTCATCATCCAGCAACACAAACTGCACCATCACAAACTCCTATGGCATCTTCCCCGATCGAACTGTGTGTAGGGCAGGCAGTGTAGCGTACCCTTCCACAGAGGAAGAACTAATATCAGTTGTGGCCTATGCAACAAAGAGCAAGACCAAAATGAAGGTGGCAACTCGTTTCTCTCACAGCATTCCAAAGCTGGTTTGCCCAGGGGGCCAAGATGGGCTGATCATAAGCACCAAGTACCTCAATCGTGTGGTGGGGATTGATGCTGAAGCAAAGACCATGACATTGGAGAGTGGGGTGACTCTCAGGCAGCTCATCAGTGAGGCTGCCAAGGTAGGGCTGGCCTTGCCTTATGCACCATATTGGTGGGGCTTGACCATTGGAGGCATGTTGGGGACTGGGGCACATGGCAGCACATTATGGGGTAAGGGAAGCTCAGTGCATGATTATGTGGTGGGGCTTAGAATTGCAAGTCCAGGAGGGCCTGAAGATGGTTATGTCAAGATTCGGAGGCTCAATGATGGCGATAAAGATCTTAAGGCAGCCAAAGTTTCACTTGGAGTTCTAGGAGTAATTTCACAg GTTACTCTAAATTTGCAACCCATGTTTAAGCGATCCATTACATATTTACGCAAGAACGATTCTGACTTGGGAGATCAAGTAGTTGGGTTTGGTAAGCAACATGAGTTTGCAGACGTGTTATGGTACCCCAGCCAGCACAAGGCAGTCTATCGGATGGATGATCGTGTCTCCTCAAATACCTCTGGCAATGGCTTCTTTGACTTCATTCCTTTCCGAGCCACATCTTCGCTTGAACTTGCAATTATCAGAACCACAG AGGAGAATCAAGAATCCACTAGGGATGCTGACGGGAAATGCTCTGGTGCAAAGTTGGTCACATCTGCTCTCATAAACGATGCTTATGGTTTAACAAACAATG GTGTGATCTTTACTGGCTATCCTGTTATTGGATATCAGAACCGCCTTCAAGCATCCGGGACCTGCCTAGACAGTCTTGAGGATGCAAGGATAACAGCATGCGCATGGGACCCCAGGATCAAGGGTGAGTTTTTCCATCAAACAACATTCAGCATCAGCTTGTCTGTGGCTAAAAACTTCATTCAAGATGTGAAAAAGCTGGTGGAGATTGAACCCAAAGCTCTGTGTGGAGTAGATATCTACAATGGCATCCTTCTGCGCTACGTTACAGCCTCGAGTGCTTACCTTGGCAAGCAAGAAAATGCAATCGATTTCGATATCACGTACTATCGAAGCAAAGACCCCATGGCTCCTAGGCTTTACCAAGGCGTACTTGAAGAAATAGAGCAGATGGCGGTGTTCAAGTATGGAGCATTGCCACATTGGGGAAAGAACAGGAACATAGTATTTGATGGAGTGATGAAAAAGTACAAGGGCGCCAAAGAGTTCTTGAGGGTTAAAGATGTTTATGATCCAATGGGGCTTTTCTCTAGTGAATGGACAGACCAAGTCCTTGGTCTTAAGGGTGGGGTGACTATAGTGAAAGAGGGGTGTGCACTAGAAGGGTTGTGCGTTTGCTCACAGGACATCCATTGTGCCCCTAGCAAGGGATACTTGTGTAGACCTGGGAAAGTCTTTGAGGGTGCAAGGATTTGTACATTTGTGGCTAAGAACCGTGCCGCTAACTAG